One Candidatus Binatia bacterium genomic window carries:
- a CDS encoding HEAT repeat domain-containing protein gives MPSHTPQSQPRPATRLWVLVVGLLGVAAAASWYLFSREEPSAAPSTTATEEHQSLGAGRAEQRLRELRAAHESGGVGSGRAPNSGVVAGGPEGGRFQVPGSSGSGTGTKLKPKFGASAATGDLGEGAEGTGIEEPDPDDIPGLKRMALNDPDPDRRLAAVTLLGASDDPQAIPILAEVLKDQDEEVRLAAIQSLADMTGDVPVEVLGNAALSDPSPDNRYEALEALADIAGPAARPYLERALHDPDEDVASLAESLLELNIDEEEGASPPPAESQMR, from the coding sequence GTGCCGAGCCACACGCCCCAAAGTCAACCAAGGCCAGCTACTCGCTTGTGGGTGCTTGTCGTCGGATTGCTCGGCGTGGCCGCGGCCGCTTCCTGGTACTTGTTCTCTAGAGAGGAACCCAGCGCCGCACCCTCTACCACAGCCACCGAGGAACATCAAAGCCTCGGAGCTGGACGAGCCGAGCAGCGACTTAGGGAGTTGCGCGCCGCACACGAGTCGGGAGGTGTGGGGAGCGGCCGAGCTCCAAACTCCGGGGTGGTGGCCGGTGGTCCTGAAGGAGGCCGCTTCCAGGTACCAGGAAGCTCTGGTTCAGGAACCGGTACGAAACTGAAGCCTAAGTTTGGTGCTTCTGCAGCCACCGGAGACCTAGGTGAGGGCGCGGAAGGCACGGGCATCGAGGAACCTGATCCTGACGACATCCCGGGTCTTAAGCGGATGGCACTCAACGATCCAGATCCGGATCGCCGCTTAGCGGCAGTTACATTGCTCGGAGCGTCGGACGACCCTCAAGCAATTCCGATTTTGGCGGAAGTTCTCAAAGATCAAGATGAAGAGGTGCGCCTCGCCGCGATTCAATCGCTTGCAGATATGACCGGAGACGTGCCGGTCGAAGTCCTAGGGAACGCTGCGTTGAGCGATCCTTCGCCTGACAATCGCTACGAAGCCTTAGAGGCGCTTGCCGACATCGCTGGCCCAGCAGCGCGCCCCTATTTAGAACGCGCGTTGCATGACCCCGACGAAGATGTCGCTTCGCTTGCTGAAAGCCTGCTCGAGCTCAATATCGATGAGGAAGAGGGGGCCAGCCCTCCCCCAGCCGAGAGCCAAATGCGCTGA
- a CDS encoding DUF1329 domain-containing protein, translating into MKLTVLGLLALVATQAMADVQPGEVITKENLSKAGDLIGPGIRWCVEHGMKLKIVEPRRVEWPRRYREATEKYSAQVRLSPDRNRLENYVAGMPFPNIDVNDPDAAIKIMWNYQYKPLITDDVLMRDFQVPSGPLTYTAPMVPDREFTIGDMRRLYYNGRLFVDPKPEMPNPDGIRYKELLAPVVAPYDMKGVGGLYFRYIDASKQDDSWLYVPAVRRVRRMSTAQRSDALFGQDADQDSFWGYSGHIAWSEWKLLGVKEMLGVLHREHFRPQRCEGGADFAFCDNWEKRKVYVIEGVTKLPQYAYGKRVLYIDAEAWVVLASDIYDKRGELWKVWIEYFSFRRQAPGSDLVYEDEMGFTSATMIDTQMNHATVIMIPGPASPDPNTWYFNQGPNARSPYAPGNVEEVFTISHLISVAH; encoded by the coding sequence ATGAAACTCACCGTCTTGGGCCTGCTTGCCTTGGTCGCTACCCAGGCGATGGCTGACGTGCAGCCGGGCGAGGTGATTACGAAGGAAAACCTTTCCAAGGCTGGCGACTTGATCGGTCCGGGCATTCGCTGGTGCGTGGAACACGGCATGAAGCTCAAGATTGTTGAGCCGCGTCGAGTGGAATGGCCCCGCCGTTACCGCGAGGCCACGGAAAAGTACTCTGCGCAGGTGCGGCTTTCGCCCGATCGCAATCGCCTCGAGAATTACGTGGCGGGAATGCCGTTCCCGAATATCGATGTGAACGACCCGGACGCCGCCATCAAGATCATGTGGAATTACCAGTACAAACCTTTAATTACCGACGATGTCTTGATGCGCGACTTTCAGGTACCAAGTGGGCCACTCACCTACACCGCACCGATGGTTCCCGACCGAGAGTTCACCATCGGGGATATGCGCCGTTTGTACTATAACGGTCGCTTGTTCGTTGATCCGAAACCGGAAATGCCCAACCCAGATGGCATTCGGTATAAAGAGCTCCTAGCGCCGGTTGTGGCCCCCTATGACATGAAGGGCGTGGGTGGCCTATACTTCCGGTACATCGATGCATCGAAGCAGGATGATAGCTGGCTCTACGTTCCAGCGGTGCGCCGAGTGCGGCGGATGTCCACCGCGCAACGCAGCGATGCATTGTTCGGGCAGGACGCCGACCAGGATTCGTTTTGGGGATACAGTGGACACATTGCCTGGAGCGAGTGGAAACTCCTCGGCGTTAAAGAGATGCTCGGAGTTTTGCACCGGGAGCATTTCCGGCCACAACGGTGTGAGGGTGGGGCGGACTTCGCGTTTTGCGACAATTGGGAGAAGCGCAAGGTCTATGTCATCGAAGGAGTGACCAAGCTGCCGCAGTATGCTTACGGCAAGAGGGTGCTCTACATCGATGCAGAGGCGTGGGTGGTTTTGGCCTCGGACATTTACGACAAGCGCGGTGAGCTTTGGAAGGTTTGGATCGAGTACTTTTCTTTCCGTAGGCAGGCGCCAGGTTCGGACTTGGTGTACGAAGACGAGATGGGGTTCACCTCAGCGACTATGATCGACACGCAGATGAATCACGCCACTGTCATTATGATTCCGGGCCCAGCCTCGCCCGATCCAAATACCTGGTACTTCAACCAAGGGCCAAACGCTCGCTCGCCCTACGCGCCGGGTAATGTGGAGGAAGTGTTTACGATCTCCCACCTCATCAGCGTTGCGCATTGA
- a CDS encoding AAA family ATPase has product MASGLAEIIEKHRILVCAGSGGVGKTTTAAAVALWAAQAGRRVLVMTIDPAKRLADALGIEGLGDEPAEVLVRGGGSLAALMLDQKGAWDRLVERHAPSPEIRDRILRNRFYQTLSQSFAGSQEYMAIEQLRVLHESGRYDLIVVDTPPTRHALDFLEAPQRLADFLDRSIIRWFVKPYFSASWATVRVFNRTVGFLFRRLEEATGVSALAEVSEFFTAMAGLFENFEPRVRQVYELLRAPETGFLLVVSPEEQVLQEAEFFLAQIGRLGVHLRGIVVNRVHREVLIRGRSPSRREVVAVLKKLGASAELAEALASNFDDYQALGRGDLLRVESFQRSVPPGTVLVAVPNLASDIHNLVGLETLHQHLFAAA; this is encoded by the coding sequence ATGGCGTCCGGATTGGCTGAGATTATCGAGAAGCACCGGATCTTAGTTTGTGCCGGCTCCGGGGGGGTAGGGAAGACCACCACTGCAGCAGCCGTTGCGCTGTGGGCGGCCCAGGCAGGACGCCGAGTGTTGGTGATGACGATCGACCCCGCCAAGCGCCTAGCCGACGCTTTGGGCATCGAGGGATTGGGGGATGAGCCGGCAGAAGTGCTTGTACGCGGGGGAGGCTCGCTTGCGGCGCTAATGCTCGACCAAAAGGGCGCGTGGGACCGGCTAGTTGAGCGGCACGCGCCGAGCCCAGAAATCCGCGACAGAATCCTGCGGAATCGTTTCTACCAAACGCTGTCGCAAAGCTTTGCAGGCTCGCAGGAGTACATGGCAATCGAACAGTTGCGGGTACTGCACGAAAGTGGCCGGTATGATCTTATCGTGGTGGACACGCCGCCAACGCGTCATGCATTGGATTTTCTCGAAGCTCCGCAGCGTCTGGCCGATTTCCTCGATCGCAGCATCATCCGCTGGTTTGTTAAGCCCTACTTCTCGGCAAGTTGGGCAACGGTGCGGGTGTTCAACCGCACCGTTGGATTTTTGTTCCGCCGGCTGGAGGAAGCCACCGGAGTCTCTGCATTGGCTGAGGTGTCCGAGTTTTTCACGGCAATGGCCGGACTATTCGAGAACTTCGAGCCGCGGGTGCGGCAGGTTTACGAACTGTTGCGCGCGCCAGAGACTGGTTTCCTTTTGGTCGTCTCGCCTGAGGAGCAAGTTCTGCAGGAGGCGGAATTTTTCCTGGCGCAGATCGGCCGCCTAGGTGTGCACTTGCGCGGCATCGTTGTCAACCGGGTACACCGAGAAGTGTTGATTAGGGGCCGATCACCGAGCCGTCGCGAGGTGGTCGCTGTTCTGAAGAAACTCGGAGCGAGTGCAGAATTGGCCGAAGCGTTGGCGTCAAATTTTGACGACTATCAAGCCCTCGGCAGGGGAGACTTGTTGCGCGTCGAATCTTTCCAACGCTCCGTTCCCCCTGGAACTGTGTTGGTTGCCGTTCCCAATCTAGCCAGCGACATTCACAACTTGGTGGGTTTGGAAACCTTACATCAACATTTGTTCGCGGCAGCTTGA
- the fabF gene encoding beta-ketoacyl-ACP synthase II has translation MSGSARRVVVTGLGLVTPLGCSVAENWAKLCAGESGIAKIQRFDATNLPVRIAGEVRGFDPGEVIDRREAKRLDLFSQYALVAAAQALADAGGGAAVADPERTAVMIGVGFGGIGTVEDGVRDFYESGMKRVSAFFIPRLIANMAPAHVAMKFGLRGENFAIMSACASGGHAVGEAFRRIRSGVQDAALAGGTEAPVTPLTVAGFAAMRALSTRNDEPSRASRPFDRDRDGFVLAEGAGVLFLETLESARARGARIYAEIIGYGANDDAYHLTAPAPEGRGAAECMRRALMDAGVEPTEVGYINAHGTSTPLNDEGETMAIKAVFGAHAYRLAVSSTKSMIGHTLGAAGAIEAAYTVLALHHGVLPPTINYETPDPKCDLDYVPNTARRMTVDVALSNAFGFGGANCTLVFRRYASSDL, from the coding sequence ATGAGCGGCAGCGCGCGACGTGTGGTGGTTACTGGTCTTGGCCTCGTTACCCCTCTTGGCTGCAGTGTTGCTGAGAACTGGGCAAAGCTTTGTGCCGGGGAGTCTGGGATTGCCAAGATCCAGCGGTTCGATGCCACAAACTTGCCGGTACGAATTGCCGGGGAGGTGCGCGGCTTCGACCCTGGCGAGGTCATCGATCGGCGCGAAGCGAAACGACTCGATCTATTCTCGCAGTACGCTTTGGTCGCCGCCGCCCAAGCATTGGCCGACGCGGGCGGGGGCGCTGCCGTTGCCGACCCGGAGCGCACGGCCGTCATGATTGGCGTGGGATTTGGGGGCATCGGCACCGTCGAGGACGGCGTGCGTGATTTTTACGAGAGCGGGATGAAACGGGTCAGTGCGTTCTTCATCCCACGTTTAATCGCGAACATGGCCCCAGCGCATGTGGCGATGAAGTTTGGGCTTCGGGGAGAAAACTTTGCCATCATGAGTGCGTGCGCCTCTGGCGGACACGCCGTGGGAGAGGCCTTCCGCCGTATCCGCTCTGGCGTTCAGGATGCCGCCTTGGCCGGAGGGACGGAAGCGCCCGTGACTCCGCTGACTGTGGCTGGGTTTGCCGCCATGCGCGCCTTGTCGACCAGAAACGACGAGCCCTCACGGGCAAGCCGTCCGTTCGATCGGGATCGCGATGGGTTCGTGCTCGCTGAAGGTGCAGGCGTGCTCTTCTTGGAAACCTTGGAGAGTGCGCGGGCCCGCGGTGCGCGCATTTACGCCGAAATTATTGGATACGGCGCCAACGATGACGCCTATCACTTGACCGCGCCAGCCCCGGAGGGGCGTGGCGCAGCAGAGTGTATGCGCCGAGCCCTGATGGACGCCGGTGTTGAACCCACAGAGGTCGGCTACATCAACGCTCACGGGACGTCGACCCCGCTGAACGATGAAGGTGAAACGATGGCGATCAAAGCTGTGTTCGGAGCTCACGCCTACCGGCTCGCGGTGAGTTCGACAAAATCGATGATTGGCCATACGCTCGGTGCAGCGGGTGCGATTGAGGCAGCGTATACCGTTTTGGCACTCCATCATGGCGTGCTTCCGCCGACGATCAACTACGAGACCCCGGACCCAAAGTGCGATCTGGACTATGTCCCGAACACTGCCCGCCGTATGACGGTGGACGTGGCTCTCTCCAACGCGTTTGGCTTTGGTGGCGCCAACTGTACACTCGTGTTTCGCCGGTACGCAAGTTCCGACTTGTAG
- a CDS encoding thiamine pyrophosphate-binding protein: MAEQVTGGSLIARMLRAEGVDVFFGIVDGTYTQLFAHCVEQGMKMYSPRHEAVAAHMAGAYARLTGRLGVCIASNGPGVANMLPGVAVENGEGNRVLLLTSCRRTGIAYPDRGGTYQCFDHVAVIRGMSKWSQTVASPARLAELLREALRHCFTGRAGVVHLDVPENIINGFCDDQPIWPPSAYRATAPLQPQSDLLDQAAQWLMKARLPLVHAGAGVIYAQAWRELEELLALLHSPLTTSWSARGVISEDNDLVWPMIHIDACTELRNTADLVLCIGSEVGETDWWGKPPYWAPRSRQRWIQIDLDPARIGRTRPVDLGIVGDAKEALAGLLARLRPLAGQLDREQRAGILKQLEEKKRAERAQLDQALENRSAPMVTAHVPVACQKVLGPDAIVVLDGGNTAVWGHFYTVAHRPNSLLSTAHFGHLGAGVGQAIGAAVAYPDRPVYCIIGDGAMGYNVQEIETAVRYGLRPIYVVCSDRQWGMVKINQMIALQSFRQQLPHALGPDGTRTIETDFVETDWAAVAQAMGAYGERVAHPNELESALQRARESGRCSVIHVDVDPVAHLFAPGLQAFKDMHQEPAGTYDG, encoded by the coding sequence ATGGCGGAACAAGTCACAGGCGGTTCTTTGATCGCGCGCATGCTCCGTGCCGAAGGGGTGGATGTGTTTTTCGGTATTGTCGACGGAACGTACACCCAGCTCTTTGCTCACTGTGTCGAGCAAGGAATGAAGATGTACTCTCCGCGGCACGAGGCAGTGGCCGCCCACATGGCCGGGGCGTACGCAAGACTCACGGGCCGCTTAGGTGTGTGCATCGCAAGTAACGGCCCCGGTGTAGCAAACATGCTGCCCGGGGTGGCCGTAGAGAACGGGGAGGGGAACCGCGTCCTCTTGCTCACCAGTTGCCGGCGCACCGGCATCGCATACCCCGACCGAGGCGGGACTTACCAGTGCTTCGACCACGTGGCGGTGATTCGAGGCATGTCCAAGTGGTCGCAAACTGTTGCATCGCCGGCGCGTCTTGCCGAACTTCTCCGGGAGGCGCTACGTCACTGCTTTACAGGGCGCGCAGGAGTGGTGCATCTGGACGTGCCCGAGAACATCATCAACGGCTTTTGTGACGATCAGCCAATTTGGCCTCCTTCTGCATACCGGGCAACTGCCCCACTGCAACCTCAATCCGATCTCCTCGATCAGGCTGCACAATGGCTGATGAAGGCGCGCTTGCCCCTCGTGCACGCTGGTGCCGGGGTGATCTACGCGCAGGCCTGGCGGGAGCTGGAGGAACTTCTCGCACTCCTCCATTCCCCTCTGACGACTTCGTGGAGTGCCCGCGGGGTGATTTCTGAGGACAATGACCTCGTTTGGCCCATGATTCACATTGATGCTTGCACCGAGCTGCGCAACACTGCAGACCTCGTCCTCTGCATCGGCTCAGAAGTCGGAGAAACTGACTGGTGGGGAAAACCTCCTTATTGGGCTCCTCGTAGCCGCCAGCGGTGGATTCAAATTGATCTTGATCCAGCCCGGATCGGCCGAACCCGACCCGTCGATTTGGGGATTGTCGGAGATGCCAAAGAGGCTCTGGCGGGCCTTCTCGCACGGCTGCGGCCGTTGGCCGGGCAGCTCGATCGCGAGCAGCGGGCAGGTATCCTCAAGCAACTCGAGGAAAAGAAACGTGCGGAGCGAGCCCAACTGGACCAGGCACTCGAAAACCGCAGCGCACCGATGGTGACCGCACACGTACCGGTTGCTTGCCAGAAAGTACTTGGGCCGGATGCGATTGTGGTGCTTGACGGGGGCAACACCGCCGTGTGGGGTCACTTTTACACCGTCGCCCACCGGCCAAATAGCTTACTCAGCACTGCTCACTTCGGGCATCTCGGCGCAGGGGTGGGTCAGGCAATCGGAGCGGCGGTCGCGTATCCCGATCGACCGGTGTACTGCATCATCGGAGATGGGGCGATGGGCTACAACGTGCAAGAGATCGAAACCGCGGTACGCTACGGACTTCGTCCGATCTACGTCGTATGCAGCGACCGCCAGTGGGGCATGGTGAAAATTAACCAAATGATCGCCTTGCAAAGCTTTCGTCAACAACTACCCCACGCGCTCGGCCCCGACGGCACGCGTACCATCGAGACCGACTTCGTCGAGACCGACTGGGCCGCGGTCGCCCAAGCCATGGGCGCCTATGGAGAGAGAGTGGCGCATCCAAACGAGCTGGAATCTGCTTTGCAGCGTGCTCGAGAAAGTGGACGCTGCTCGGTGATTCATGTCGACGTCGACCCGGTGGCGCATTTGTTTGCCCCGGGCTTGCAAGCGTTCAAAGACATGCACCAGGAACCCGCGGGAACCTACGACGGGTGA
- a CDS encoding serine hydrolase produces MCYGRRLVWVALVVVLCGADRTIAADAGTSWGVVDVRTGTLLLGERVDEARALGTGYQLLVLLSALEQAQLGMLPLDVPVSADPATLNQLRGRPGERLKLTADKTYLLSDLLKAIVLTGSDVAAAVAAEAMWGSRSNAVEALNERAKRMGLAMTQVADLTADAEGNMTTVAELGRLVAVLWREHREVREWGTLRGFPFDGGRLLLANGHLPPREVGVWAFYHRSSAPRGKRVSLQRVGLLVGERDGMTLAAVRLGDEDVSPAVTSLVEALRQAFEAYEPVTLVRAGEPLKIRVAVEGGEEPFIVPHAGDEVRIPRRKGSEEQVQLLFQLPSLVTAPVARGERIGEVVVEVDRKIVAVVPAISPKTIASSGIRAAEAQWRH; encoded by the coding sequence ATGTGTTACGGTCGGCGGTTGGTGTGGGTGGCTTTAGTGGTAGTCCTTTGTGGGGCGGACCGGACGATCGCCGCAGACGCTGGAACGAGTTGGGGCGTCGTGGACGTGCGTACGGGCACGCTGTTGCTCGGGGAGCGGGTAGACGAGGCTCGAGCCTTGGGGACTGGGTATCAACTGCTCGTACTCCTGTCGGCTCTTGAACAAGCGCAATTGGGGATGTTGCCCTTGGATGTGCCGGTCAGTGCTGATCCAGCAACGCTGAATCAACTGCGAGGGCGCCCCGGAGAGCGATTGAAACTGACCGCGGATAAGACCTACCTGCTCTCCGATTTGCTCAAGGCAATTGTACTGACTGGCAGCGATGTGGCAGCGGCCGTGGCGGCGGAAGCTATGTGGGGATCACGGTCGAATGCCGTCGAGGCGCTAAATGAGCGGGCAAAGCGCATGGGTTTGGCGATGACGCAAGTCGCGGACTTGACTGCGGATGCCGAGGGCAACATGACCACGGTTGCGGAATTGGGGCGCCTGGTCGCTGTGCTGTGGAGGGAGCACCGAGAGGTCCGCGAGTGGGGAACTTTGCGGGGCTTCCCTTTTGATGGGGGGCGGCTGCTGCTCGCGAACGGCCACTTGCCGCCGCGGGAGGTCGGTGTGTGGGCGTTTTATCACCGCTCCTCAGCGCCGCGGGGTAAGCGGGTCTCTTTGCAGCGAGTTGGCTTGCTCGTTGGCGAACGCGACGGGATGACCTTGGCAGCTGTGCGGCTAGGGGACGAGGATGTGAGCCCTGCGGTGACCAGCTTGGTTGAGGCGTTGCGACAAGCATTCGAAGCGTACGAGCCGGTAACCTTGGTGCGTGCGGGAGAGCCGCTTAAGATTCGAGTGGCGGTGGAGGGTGGTGAAGAGCCCTTCATCGTTCCACATGCTGGCGACGAGGTGCGCATCCCGCGTCGAAAGGGCAGCGAAGAGCAGGTTCAGTTGCTCTTTCAACTGCCGTCGCTGGTAACGGCTCCGGTTGCTCGGGGAGAGCGGATTGGCGAAGTGGTTGTGGAGGTCGATCGGAAGATCGTCGCTGTCGTACCCGCCATTAGCCCGAAAACAATTGCTAGCAGCGGCATACGTGCGGCCGAGGCCCAGTGGCGGCACTGA
- a CDS encoding 4a-hydroxytetrahydrobiopterin dehydratase, with protein sequence MALRDRHCEPSQRSTPRVSPSEFPTLLAELPGWQIVDDHHLYKRFQFPDFASALAAVQRVGAVAEAEGHHPDIGLRWGELELRIWTHVVGGLTENDFILAAKCEEAINNPSKP encoded by the coding sequence ATGGCGTTACGAGATCGACATTGCGAGCCGAGTCAGCGGTCGACTCCACGGGTCTCTCCGTCTGAATTCCCCACTCTGCTGGCTGAGCTTCCGGGCTGGCAGATCGTGGATGACCACCACCTTTATAAGCGCTTCCAGTTTCCCGATTTTGCCTCGGCACTCGCAGCGGTGCAGCGCGTAGGAGCGGTGGCGGAAGCCGAGGGCCATCACCCGGACATCGGGCTACGCTGGGGAGAACTGGAGTTGCGCATTTGGACGCACGTCGTCGGTGGCTTAACGGAAAACGATTTCATCCTCGCAGCAAAATGCGAGGAAGCAATCAACAATCCCTCAAAGCCCTGA
- a CDS encoding VCBS repeat-containing protein, which yields MTRDVAGCCTRWVRCLWLVGFLLSGVDLTFGQATLTFERVPTEPSFPGATLQAMVAGDVDRDGKVDLVVADADGELLGVFFGLGDGTFLEPPSTYELTDYPGLRAVQLGDLNSDGELDLVAVSDTSNAVVVMLNQGAGVFGPPIAFSTGEAPTAIALGDWDKDGRLDVAAANNLDDTLSVFLGDGRGGLSARPTPIPVGSGPSAICVGDLNVDGRLDLVVASTTSGELSVGSVAVLAGDGGGGFSLVAEMQGEFIDTPVGCVLGDFNEDGAADIAVVNQDLDDIAVFLNGRNFTFSLLGNFPVAVQLNGCVTGDFDRDGHGDVACAGEFDDKAAVVLGSGDGSFGPPVSFDVSPAPGAIVAADFDRDQQLDLAVTSQDFESITILLNRTGGGGPTPTPTPLPRCVGDCGGDGEVTIDELITMVNIALGSAPVSSCAAGDPNQDEEITIDEIIQAVNRALTGCQSG from the coding sequence GTGACTCGTGACGTTGCAGGGTGCTGCACAAGATGGGTGCGATGCTTGTGGCTGGTGGGCTTCCTCTTGTCCGGCGTCGACCTGACGTTCGGGCAAGCAACCCTCACGTTTGAACGGGTGCCCACGGAGCCGTCATTCCCGGGCGCGACCTTGCAAGCGATGGTCGCGGGGGACGTGGATCGTGATGGAAAGGTGGATCTGGTTGTGGCTGACGCCGATGGTGAGCTTTTGGGTGTCTTCTTCGGCCTCGGCGATGGCACGTTTCTGGAGCCGCCATCGACGTATGAACTTACAGATTACCCTGGGCTCCGGGCTGTGCAGTTGGGTGATCTGAACAGCGATGGCGAGCTCGATTTGGTCGCCGTGAGCGATACGTCAAATGCAGTGGTGGTGATGTTGAACCAAGGGGCCGGTGTGTTTGGCCCCCCGATTGCCTTCTCTACAGGGGAAGCGCCAACAGCGATTGCACTCGGAGATTGGGATAAGGACGGGCGGCTCGATGTCGCCGCGGCGAACAATCTTGATGATACGTTGTCGGTGTTTCTTGGAGACGGGCGCGGTGGCTTGAGTGCCCGACCCACTCCGATTCCCGTAGGGTCTGGGCCCAGTGCCATTTGCGTGGGGGATTTGAACGTTGACGGGCGGCTCGACTTGGTTGTCGCCAGCACAACTTCTGGAGAACTGAGCGTCGGGTCGGTGGCTGTACTCGCCGGGGACGGTGGAGGCGGCTTTTCCCTTGTGGCTGAGATGCAAGGAGAGTTCATCGACACGCCTGTGGGTTGTGTGTTGGGTGACTTCAACGAAGACGGCGCCGCAGACATTGCCGTGGTGAACCAGGACCTAGATGACATCGCCGTCTTTTTAAATGGTCGAAACTTCACCTTCAGCCTGCTCGGCAACTTTCCTGTCGCAGTACAGTTGAATGGTTGCGTGACGGGTGATTTTGATCGAGACGGCCACGGCGATGTCGCGTGTGCCGGGGAGTTCGATGATAAGGCGGCGGTGGTGCTGGGCAGTGGAGACGGTTCGTTTGGGCCGCCTGTGTCTTTTGATGTGAGCCCAGCGCCAGGGGCCATTGTGGCCGCGGATTTTGACCGTGATCAGCAGTTGGACCTCGCAGTGACGAGTCAAGACTTCGAGAGCATCACAATTTTGCTCAATCGTACCGGTGGAGGAGGGCCGACACCGACTCCTACACCTCTTCCCCGGTGCGTGGGTGATTGTGGTGGCGACGGGGAAGTTACGATTGACGAGCTCATCACGATGGTAAACATCGCCTTGGGCTCTGCGCCCGTTTCGAGCTGCGCTGCCGGTGACCCGAATCAGGACGAGGAGATCACCATTGATGAGATCATCCAGGCGGTAAACCGTGCGCTCACCGGTTGTCAAAGCGGGTAA
- a CDS encoding ArsA family ATPase yields the protein MITPYRRVPILERRLWVIVGKGGVGKTTVSVLFALWAATQGKRVLVAEVDGAGRAAWLLGVEPGPLGTAREVRSNLAVMSVEGSAALAEYLRLILPVRRVLDVVFSSRIYQYFVAAAPGLKELMTVGKIWYEAERIDPEAGHRVWDLVVMDAPATGHSLQYLRMPQAAREVFPSGLVGRESARLMELLSDPARTAVHIVTTAEEMPVNESIEMYQRIHSELQLPLGYLVVNRLHCRRFELQQLQLFRTATGQLPEKQRVIAEAVLDRAIEEEGWSVIHHEHLARLQAHIDLPRLELPFVFAEEFGSRHLEQLLSVLSAQLSKHEEKAQGHGVRIG from the coding sequence ATGATAACGCCGTATCGCCGCGTGCCGATTCTCGAACGCCGCCTTTGGGTGATTGTTGGCAAAGGCGGTGTGGGGAAAACAACCGTCAGTGTCCTGTTCGCCTTGTGGGCCGCCACACAGGGTAAACGGGTTTTGGTGGCTGAGGTGGATGGAGCCGGGCGCGCTGCGTGGCTCCTAGGAGTAGAGCCGGGGCCCTTGGGGACGGCGCGGGAGGTTCGCTCTAACCTTGCTGTCATGTCGGTAGAAGGCAGCGCTGCGCTCGCCGAGTACCTGCGATTGATTTTACCCGTGCGGCGTGTGTTGGACGTGGTATTTTCCAGTAGAATCTACCAGTACTTTGTTGCCGCAGCGCCGGGGCTCAAGGAGCTCATGACAGTTGGCAAGATTTGGTACGAGGCCGAGCGCATTGATCCGGAAGCCGGCCACCGTGTGTGGGACCTAGTGGTGATGGATGCGCCCGCTACGGGGCATAGTTTGCAGTACCTGCGGATGCCGCAGGCGGCCCGGGAGGTTTTCCCGTCCGGCTTGGTCGGCAGGGAAAGTGCGCGGCTTATGGAGTTGCTGTCTGACCCGGCTCGTACCGCGGTCCACATCGTGACGACCGCTGAGGAAATGCCGGTAAACGAAAGCATCGAAATGTACCAAAGAATTCACAGCGAGCTTCAACTGCCGCTCGGCTATTTGGTGGTCAACCGGTTACACTGCCGTCGTTTCGAGTTGCAGCAACTGCAACTGTTCCGAACGGCTACGGGCCAGCTCCCTGAGAAGCAGCGAGTGATTGCTGAGGCTGTCCTCGACCGCGCGATCGAAGAGGAGGGCTGGAGCGTAATTCACCACGAGCATCTTGCGCGTTTGCAAGCGCACATTGATTTGCCGCGCCTGGAGCTGCCGTTTGTTTTCGCAGAGGAGTTTGGTTCGCGACACTTAGAACAATTACTATCAGTGCTTTCCGCTCAACTCTCGAAGCACGAGGAAAAAGCCCAGGGCCATGGCGTCCGGATTGGCTGA